A window of Hypomesus transpacificus isolate Combined female chromosome 7, fHypTra1, whole genome shotgun sequence genomic DNA:
TCAGGAGGGGCCGTGAccgtcacacacaaacagctcaCAGACTTCCACAAGCAGGTCACCAGGTGAGGGCAGGGAGGACCATGACTCGCTCACGCTACAGCCACGCCCACCTGTCACAACCTGGGATTCCAGACAGATCCTGGCCTGCACCTGTGACGGTTGACTCATCTGTCAGCTGTTGCTTCATTAGAATCAGGATAAAGCTGTCCCTAGACTTTTAATTATTGTGCTCGTTCGTGGCTAAGATTAGTATGCTGATCCCAGAGGTGTGCTTAAAGGGCAGTTGGTTTTCCGCCTCCTGAGTGGGAGTATTCGGAGCATGCCCAGACAGGTGTCTGTGCTGTGGAACCTAGGAGAATGCAGGAGAGAGTGGGTGAATCCACATGGGTTCCCCAGCACTCGCCCAGGCATGCCCAGAGGCCGGCCTGTTCCCTGCCCAAGGGTGCCCCCTTCCAATGCTATACTGCAGCCTCAATCAGCCGAGGCAGTCTTGGGGCACAGATATATAATGGGGCACTATGTATTAAAGGCCCCTTTCATGACAAAAATAcccctcttttttcccccctgaTTAGCTCTGTCGTGATGAGCTCGCTCCCTGTTGTCTTGTCCTCTGTTCATGTCTAACTCTCCCGTGCCCTGCCgttctctctcgccccctcacCAGTGCGGAGGAGTGTAAACAGGTGTGCTGGGCTATCCGGGAGTTCACCAGATTGTTCCGATAGCCGCGCCCCAAAGAGATCTGCCAGAACACCAGGTAAGGCTCTAAGCCCCAGAAACGGATGCCTCCCAGAgaccctccacaccctacccAACCATTCTTTCCAGTAGTGGATCAGTCACGACATGTCCAGTGTCTATAAACTCTTACTGTTTGTTTACTTCTGGTATCCTACTCCGCAGGTTAAATCTTTTGTTGGCAAATGTTCAGAGGTGACGGCAAAAAGGCTGAAGACTGCGGACAAGAATCTAAAGGGAACTCCTACTGGATTGATAAGCGGGACTTGGCACTGTGGAAAGCCAATAAGACGCATCGCTAGGACTGGAGCGACAGGGTGaaacaaaccacacattttgcaAGAGgagcccccccaaccccccttcaGCTCCCTCTTGGTTCCCTGCCTCATTGTTGCCCCAGAGGCGGGTGGCTGCAGTGTTGGAAGGGGGCGAGATGGAGGCAGGCCCAAGGAGGAAGGACGTTCACCGACTGAATGGACTGAAATGGATTAGTTCTGCGTCAGTTGGATTTCTACAGGATCCATCttcaagaagaagaacaaaatacgacaacaaagaaaacaaaacaaaggatGTGCCTGGTTGCAAATCATAATGCATCAAAAAAAGACTTGTAAGTTTTTAAAAATTTAGAAATGATTTATTTTCATGGACGTGTCTTTAGAACTTTAAAACATGGTCTTGCTGTCCGTGCCATATAAAAAATGAATAGCAAACCCATGATGCCCTTCACAAAATGGCAGCCATTGCCTGTGGGGGGCATTTAGGAAATGGTGGAAGGGGAATGCTTGGAGATTTGGCGTCACCTTTGACCTTTTTAAACATGTTGGCTGGAGTTTTACTGTTATTTTGCCAGGAAGACTATGGTGACAGGTAGGTCAAGCGGATAGTGGATTCTggcaaatgattttttttttttttttttttgttccaaCTGGTCCATTTTTGGGAGAGGCAGACACTACCATTGGCTATGTAGCCTTGTTGTGAACAATAAAAACAACTGTGAGGAACAAACGTACCCTTGTTCTGTGTATCATGTTTTAGGTTGTCTTGTAGAGATATCAAGCCCTCTGGTACTGCACCTATACCTTTCAATAATTATACCTGGAAACCAGTTGAACAAGTTTTCCATTGTTGCACAGCCCCCCCATCTGCCAGACAAGACTtccacacatgcagacatgtaCTGTAGAAGAGCCCTTTGTACACACGCAGCACATCAGCAGGTCCCCTGCCCTCAAATCTGACTTGCAACTCAATCTGCACACATCAGGATCTGCTAGGACCTAGAATAGCATCACTGTCCACActcatctcctccacctgcagAGTCTAGAGCTGTGTAGCATAGAAGCCACTCTCAGCCCTCCCTCGAGTTTCTGATGACATTTCCCCAAGTCTGTTTGAATCACCGAGCTGAGACCCTGTATATTAGTTCAGGTAAAACAGGTTCATATTAATTTGGCAACACTGATAGAGGCCCATGTTCACTTGCTGTTAAGGGAAATTCCCTGTAGGTTTGCCAATAGAATCTGATAcccaatgggggggggggggggggaatactagttctacccctcccccctgacacacaccttTTCTGGGAACCATGCTTACATTGTCAACCCTTTTCTGGAACCTGGCATTAGTTGTGTTTATGAGGAAACATCgctatgtgtttgtgtagatcAGGGAAGCAGTTACCACTCATTGCTGAATGTATGCATATCATGTATTTATTAAAAATGTAACATTCCAATACTTCTGAGATTGTGTATGGCTTTAAAATATTCCAATTGTTGGCACTGTAGGCACATGTCTTTGGGCAGAAGCCAGCAACAAAGTACATCATGTAGCTTCTTCACAGATGCAGGTATTAAACATTTGTGAAAGTAAATTAcacagaagggagagaaggtataccttctacaatgtaaacAATACTGTCTGGTATTAACTGAAATCTTAAAAAAGGACACAGCTACTGTTAATTCCAGTGGTGTTGTAATTCCGTGGCCAGGGCGCAGACCCAGCCAGGTGTGGTTGGATTAGTTCTGGGTGGTTCCACAGCTGGCTGTCTGGATAAAAGCTTGCATTGTACCGATTCTCCAATGTTAATGGCCGTCGGCGTCAGAGGATGGGCTCAGAGTTCATAAAGGTAGAGTATGATTCCATCATGCTGACTGCAGTCTTCGTGAAGTTCAGGTCGGAAAACGCAGCTTAAAACATGCCTCTTACTGAGGCCATGGTCGAGGGCTCCAACTCAGGGCGCGTTGTTGGCCCAGGGCCCCTGGGCATGCTGGCTCTGGAGCAGCCTCTGCAGCTCCTTGAACTGCTCCACTGTTTGGTCCTTCACGTCGGGGTTGGAGATCTGCAGGCGGATGCTGTCCGTGGACCAGTTGAGTTCTCCGGAGAACATCTCAGTCAGCATCCGGGCCACCACAGGCACCACCTGGGAACACCGTCACAGCACTGCTCACTTACACATTCAACACAAtggaggggtcagatggctgagctgttagggaatcgggctagtaatcagaaggttaccggttcgattcccggccgtgccaaattgatgttgtgtccttgggcaaggcacttcaccctactcgcctcgggggaatgtccctgtacttactgtaagtcgctctggatacgaGCGTCTCGTAAATGTAACACAAACATTGAAACAGCTGGATATGCCTGTGTCACATTGGACAGCGCATTTTTGTCTACATTGGTGTTATCTCTGTTCTCAGATTAGAGTTATCTCAAGATTAGTTTGGATACGGCAGTACAGGGAGATGAGAAGTGTCTTAtcatgtgtgtcttcatgtttTCCATTCCAACAGGCAGTTATGAAAGAATCAAAAGGAACTGCACACTGCTTTAAACTCGAGTCGTCACCTGGACGATGATAAGCTTCTTCTCCTTAGGCTTCTTATCTGGCCAGTCTTCACCGAAACAGAAGCAGATCTCAAACGGAGGAGGACTCGGAGCTTCTCCTTTCTGGAACAGGATGAGCCCTGCAGTTTGGGGTGAGCAGATATTATGTGGAAGGAGAAAGATGCAAGATCATCTTTGGTAGTGCTTTCGTCACAGGTGGCCTGTTTGGCCAATAAGAGAATGGCATGCAAAGGCAATGCAACTGTGTACACACCAGTTACTCAGGGCTCACACACAATGGTCATGTTAATGGAATAGGAGACAAACATTTGTctcatgtaaaaaaaattacCTTCAGTTCAACCACTGGCTACCAGCAGGGCTAAGTTAATGGTTGGACTGATTCTCAATGAGGGTCTCGCTTACCGTGTAGAAAGTTGTTGAGGCTGAACACTTTAATCTTGCGTTCCCGTTCCATGGGGTTGGGGGGCCCCAGCTCAGGCACGCCGGGCCCTGACCAGTACACCTTGCACTGGCACAGACGCACAGCGTAGATGTCCTGCTCCCAGATCTCCAGGATCAGGCCCCGGTCCATCACGTCCAGCAGATGCTCTGTGTAGAAGCGCTGCTTTTGGTTCTGGATGTCCGCCGAGCAGGGGAACCGCACCTGGTGGAGGGTGACGGGCCCAAACAGCTCCACCTGCTCTGGCGTGGGCTCCAGGTGGCCGTAGTACAGCCGGCATCCCTGGGGGTTACTGACAATCTGGGCGCCCACAGTACGACCCCGGTACTGGAACTTCAAGTCTAGATCAGTCACTGGGAACATAGacgagagtaagagagagacagggcgaaCGGATGATGATCATTGTGGACAGACTTGAGTTGCTGATTCAGACTTGAGTTGCAGACTTGAGTTGCTGACAAAATCAGTTGCTGATTTTGTGAATTGGCAACTGATACATGAGACTCTTAAAAGAATCCCAACACACAGTAACCCAGCTGATCAGCTTTCTTCTTCATCACCCACAGAATTTGTAACACCATCTGCCACACCTTCAGAAAACAGCAGCCAGTGCCAGAGGCTGGGTGTGACTGACAGACAAACAAGTATGCACTGTACTACCTGTTCAACACCAATTCCTTATTCTAGTAGCTAATGTGCATCTAAGGAATGTTAAACACCAATGAAAGTGCTTTATAGATGGAATATTAGGGCCAATGAGGGACTGAAATAATGAGCTGTATGGATATAATTTATCATCATCTCAGTCCTGGTAGTGATGTGACACTCACAAGGCAGGCTGTTCAGAAGGTCGTATTTGCAGGGCTGGGGCTGCTCCTCTGCCTGGCTCTGCATCCCCTCCATGGGGCCCGCCTGGACGTCCATGAGGGTCAGCCCTGGTGCTACAGGGGCTCCAGAGGCGGGCATGGGATGCAGGTCTGAAAGGGTCGGAGGTGGTATGCTCCCTCCAGCCATGCCCAGCCCGTTAGAGAGTCCTGCCTGGTGGGCAAAGGCCCCATGGTCCATACTGCCAACCCCTACCAGCTGAACCTGAGCTGGTCCAGGGAGTTCTGTCTTCATGTGAAGGCCTCCGTTGGGATTAGGGTGCTGAAGAAGGGGCATGGAGATGGGGTGGGCAGAACCAAATCTGTCATAGAGTGGCTCATTGAAGTGGACTGAGTTGTCCCTGTGAGCAGGGAATGCTGTGAAAGAGTGCATGTTATTGATACTTTGGTGACATCATCAAACATATTAAATACTTATTTAAAACACAGACTGCATTACTAATTTCAACTAAGAGCACCCTAATGTTCTGGTTACCAGGGATGGTGTATACATCAAATcagatcaaatgtatttgtatagccctttttacacgcaagcatgtcacagagggctttacattcgcccatagaactgcccctcaaccaacctaaaccctcaaggatacACTTACTTATAGTAAGGTCGTTAATATTCGGCATCTGAAAGGTCAAAAGATATACGTAAGTGAAATTGTTTTAATACCAAAGCAAATAAATCCCAGATGCAATTTCTTTTGATTTATCACATcacctcttcatcatcatcatcgacAGCATCTGAAATCCAGATAAAAAGGAACTTGATTTATATTCAAGATAACTCTAAAAATGACAAATGTATACCTTATTCTAACTCCTAAGTCCCCATAAAGTCTCACAAATAAGATTTCATGAAAGCAGTATTATCAGTTTGGAACATTAGCAGGTAGGCCCgctgaagaaacacacacacacacacctccgttGCCAGGCTGGTCGCAAACCTCGTAGATCTTATATGGCTGGACGGGGGTTTCTTTGGTGCCATCGTATTTCAGACTGAACTCTCTACTTTTGTTGAGGGCACAGCGCAGGTTGGCTTTCCACTTGGCAGGGTCGGGTTCATCCAGCCCCTCCTGGTACTTCCCTGTCTCCAGAGCCCAGgcctggggaggaaggggaagcaGGGGGAGGTTAAACAGAGGTGGACAGGAAGTAGAACAGGTTTGAAGAAGTGAGGTGAAAGGGAAGGGATTttttgtatatgtatgtatgtattggtttttggcagggaggggggtggttgtTAAATGTGATTGTCAAACTGAATCAAAACAAGTAAAGGGCAATCTAACTACTTTAATAACGTGAAAAATGGTTTTCACAATAGTCACTGATTCAATTTTGAGATTATGTATACAAACGGGTTTCTTCAATGATTGATAGATAATGACATTTATTTATCTTGCAATGACGGCACAGAAAGAGCTAAATGGCCCCTGACGTTAATTTCCTTTAAATAGAACTGTCTTAATGGTTCCCTTATAATTATAAAGCCAGAATTACTGCTCAGCGGTTAGAATCACATCTGTCACAACTAAATAGAGAACTGGGAAACTGAAGAAGGAAATGACTTTCTGttaccacagaaacacacatgcctTTCAAAGGTAATAGGATGTTTCAGCTAGTGTCAGGAAAACCCAGATGAGTCGATCCAGAAACAGTGAAATGAAACTAGTCCTTTTTAACTCTAAAGAAACCTAAGGAAGTATGTCCA
This region includes:
- the irf5 gene encoding interferon regulatory factor 5: MSVHPRRIRLKPWLLAQVNSSRYPGLQWLSQDQRLFQIPWRHATRHMPMSEEENTIFKAWALETGKYQEGLDEPDPAKWKANLRCALNKSREFSLKYDGTKETPVQPYKIYEVCDQPGNGDAVDDDDEEMPNINDLTITFPAHRDNSVHFNEPLYDRFGSAHPISMPLLQHPNPNGGLHMKTELPGPAQVQLVGVGSMDHGAFAHQAGLSNGLGMAGGSIPPPTLSDLHPMPASGAPVAPGLTLMDVQAGPMEGMQSQAEEQPQPCKYDLLNSLPLTDLDLKFQYRGRTVGAQIVSNPQGCRLYYGHLEPTPEQVELFGPVTLHQVRFPCSADIQNQKQRFYTEHLLDVMDRGLILEIWEQDIYAVRLCQCKVYWSGPGVPELGPPNPMERERKIKVFSLNNFLHGLILFQKGEAPSPPPFEICFCFGEDWPDKKPKEKKLIIVQVVPVVARMLTEMFSGELNWSTDSIRLQISNPDVKDQTVEQFKELQRLLQSQHAQGPWANNAP